One window from the genome of bacterium encodes:
- a CDS encoding NAD(P)H-dependent oxidoreductase subunit E: MALQLAAIEEIIGRYPAEPASLIMVLQDLQTELRHVPDEAVDLVAGSLGVPRSRVHSAVSFYKAFSVAPRGKHRIDVCMGTACHVRGAERLVNQLADELHVAPGGTTDDLEVTLDTVHCVGACALGPVVVMDGACQGEMEPRKLSRALVKCRASEPVPAAAAAPAVIRDVKRVADPAGLEAWRDQLRRTADTDTAVISICAGSGCRALGADELAAAFETAIDARGLAGEIRIQRNGCHGFCERGLICIVRPQGIFYQKVEPADAEEIVASIIGRGEPVARLLYADPATGEKIVHEKDIPFYARQRRDLMRRNALIDPLNIGDYVAAGGYAALAKVLSGMSPEQVIDEVKRAGLRGRGGGGFPAARKWASARKVPAARKYVLCNA, encoded by the coding sequence ATGGCCCTTCAACTCGCCGCCATCGAAGAGATTATCGGCCGCTATCCGGCCGAGCCGGCCAGCCTGATCATGGTGCTGCAGGATCTCCAGACGGAGCTGCGCCACGTGCCGGACGAGGCCGTCGATCTGGTGGCCGGGAGCCTGGGCGTGCCGCGCAGCCGCGTGCACTCGGCGGTGTCGTTCTACAAGGCCTTTTCCGTCGCCCCCCGCGGCAAGCACCGCATCGACGTCTGCATGGGGACGGCCTGCCACGTCCGCGGCGCCGAGCGCCTGGTCAACCAGCTTGCGGACGAGCTGCACGTCGCACCCGGCGGCACGACCGACGATCTGGAAGTCACGCTGGACACGGTCCACTGCGTGGGCGCCTGCGCCCTGGGCCCGGTGGTGGTGATGGACGGCGCATGCCAAGGCGAGATGGAACCGCGCAAGCTCAGCCGCGCGCTCGTGAAATGCCGTGCCAGCGAGCCCGTCCCGGCGGCAGCCGCAGCGCCGGCCGTCATCCGCGACGTGAAGCGCGTAGCCGATCCGGCCGGGCTCGAGGCGTGGCGCGACCAGCTGCGCCGGACCGCCGACACCGATACGGCCGTCATCTCCATCTGCGCGGGCAGCGGCTGCCGGGCGCTGGGCGCCGACGAGCTGGCCGCCGCCTTCGAGACGGCGATCGACGCGCGCGGTCTCGCCGGCGAAATCCGCATCCAGCGCAACGGCTGCCACGGCTTCTGCGAGCGCGGGCTGATCTGCATCGTGAGGCCGCAGGGGATCTTCTACCAGAAAGTCGAACCCGCCGACGCCGAAGAGATCGTCGCGTCGATCATCGGCCGGGGCGAACCCGTCGCACGTCTGCTGTACGCGGATCCCGCAACGGGCGAGAAGATCGTCCACGAGAAGGACATCCCCTTCTATGCGCGCCAGCGCCGGGACCTGATGCGCAGGAACGCGCTGATCGATCCGCTGAACATCGGCGACTACGTGGCCGCGGGCGGTTACGCCGCCCTGGCCAAGGTCCTGAGTGGCATGAGTCCCGAGCAGGTCATCGACGAGGTGAAGCGCGCCGGCCTGCGCGGGCGCGGCGGCGGCGGCTTCCCGGCCGCCCGCAAATGGGCCTCGGCGCGCAAGGTCCCGGCCGCGCGCAAGTACGTCCTGTGCAACGCC